GGATTGTTGACATTTCATTTTAGGATATACTCAATATCCTCGATTTGTGCAGACCCTGTTTAAATCCCTGTGGAAATTGAGTTTTATGTCCTCGTAGAAGAATGTTTAGAATTCATCTCTTTTGATCCTTTTTGCCTAGGATTATATGGGCCAGTATTGAATTGTACCAATTCAGAGTGAGAAGTGGAAACTCGGGTCGATTGGGATGGATTCAACTGTCCTTTTTCTTGTGTCACCAGAATTTTAACTGACTTGTCATATAACTGACTCTGTGGGATGGACCAACtgtattttgtttgttttttaattttctGATGCGCTATGTTTGATAATTGATAGACGTCTTGTTCACTTAATTAACCTATAAATGAAGTTGACATGTATGTCCATTCAGTCCAATTGTCCTGTTACTCCAATCATGCTGCCTGGCGCAAGACCAATTATCTTGATGAAGTTAATCTATTAATTATTGATGGTTTATTTCCTTGCCTAGAGATCAAAATGCTATCTCGAAAGTgtaaaataattgaaatgatGTATTTACTTCGAACCTTTGTAATTAAATGATGATATGACACTCCTTTTTCTTTCGTTTCTAGTTGTCATATAGAACATATATTGCTTTAGACTGACATTGACCAACAGATTTTATGATTTTCCATTTGATGGTGATGGTGATGGTGATGGTGATTTATTGTGCAGGAAGCGATTGGCTATTTCTTTTGTCTGGAGGACCGAGCTCTGCTTTGCAGAAAATGTGATGTCGCCATACATACTGCAAATTCCTTGGTATCATTGCACCAGAGGTTTCTGCTCACTGGAGTGAAAATAGGCCTTGAAGCTACTGACCCTGGTCCATCAATGTCTTCGGGGAAGACTCAATCCAATGAAAAAATCTCTAAACCAGAATCTTCTCTTCCAAAGAGGCAGAGGACCACCCAAGTTTCATCAATAGGTCAATCCAGTAAAAATTTACCTGTCCCAGTTAGCGAAGGTGGGAGTTTTTCATCGTTCAAGACTCCTTATACTGGAGTTTCTGCAACTGGAAGTATTTCACCATGGCAGCTGGATGAATTTCTTGGATTTGGTGATTTCAATCAGAGTTACAATTTCATGGACAATGGCTCATCTAAGGTATGCTTTTTGCGTCATTTATCTCTTCGGCACCTTGTCCTTGATTATCCTTGTATGTATACAATGCAGTTCATATTTTTTCATCGGTCATATTGATCATATACATGCTACTTTGTGGCCTATGTTGATGGTGACTTAGTTGACTTGCAGCTCTGGCGATAGTGCTAGTTGGTTCTTCTGAATCCATATTAATGATATTGACGCTGCCGTTCTTTATGAGCTAGTCGATTGGCTTGGAGATCAGCTcttagttttagcattttttttctttgtatTGTGTTCTTCCTTGAGCATTCTTGGTTACAGTCTTGGGTGATGTCGTTCATCTTCAAAGTATTTTCTTCCGAATGGTGTCTGTTTAGGATGTAAATCAAAATCGAGCTTTTAATTTCTGTGCCATCGCATTCATGTTGGGCTTTAGGATTAACTTTGCACAGGTTTGggatatatttttcatttttaaacCATTTTACCTTTTGTTATGTTACTTTTCGTACAGCTTTCACTCCTTGTAAGTTGAAGCATAGAGTTATCCCACGTGATCACCAGCAAAAAAGAATGAACTCTAGCAATCTCCATGGTTCATGTGTTTAATGAGTTTTTCCACTGTAGTATTTGCTTTGGACTGacatgtttttaaaaaaatgtgaatttagGCCAATCACCTCTTCACATAGCATTCTAGCATGTTTTTTTGCTACCAATTTATTTGCTATGGCGATATACGTCCCCAATAGCGGAATTTATTTTTCGTCAATAGCTCATGAGTATTTCTAGTTTAAAGGAGCTGGTTTTAACTCAGTATCATCTTGGACGGAGTTCCAATCAACTGGCAACCTATCTGAAATTATTTTTACTCCCATTTTGACTTGATCGAACTGCATCTATAAATGAGACGGCCCCTTTTCTTTTTTATATGTATTAATCAGTGATTGAGATTGTTACGGTTATTGTGATATACCACGGATGAAGTTATATTCCTTCATGAAGTTTATAACTATTGAAAACAGTCTTTGAGTTCAGTTCCAAAGTAGCTTTGTGACCACTTCAAACGTCTACTTCTGTCCTCTTTCTGTATGGCTTTCGCAATATATTTTTAACTAACACATGCGAAGGGGATGATTTAGAGCTAAACATTATCTTTCTTTGACCAAACTTCTCCAGGCAGATAGTGGGAAGCTTGGAGATTCAGATTGCTCCCCGACCATACAAGTTGCTGATGGAGATTTTGATGGTGATGAATATTTTGGACATGTCCCGGATACATTTTGGACGGTGCCACAGATTCCTTCTCCACCGACAGCATCCGGACTTTCCTGTCTTAAAACTTATCAAGATCCTTCCGACTCTGCTGCCTTTGTTCCTGACATATGCTCCTCAACCTTGCAGAATTTCAATCATCATGCTCACTCAAAGCGGAGGAGACAGTTTTGACATTTACACCAAAACTTGCACTTCTACCGTGATATTCGGCTCATAGGCATTAATAGAATTCTTGCCACTCAACCTCAGTCTGTTCTGTAGACAATTAGTTGTGGGATGATTGCTTTGGTGTGTTAGTTTGCTGTTCTTTTATTGTTCTAGTGTCGAAGGTTGTGGAATCAATTCAGATAGCAAGTATTTGTTAACTTAATATGATCGATGGGATGGAGATGGTTTGTTTTGAAAACGCTGGTGTCATGTATAAATTGGAAACCATAGAAAGCTGCATAAATATCCAGAACTTTTCCAACTTTTCTCTAATTTTGTTCTAATGTGCTAGTTAGATGCAACTTgagctaaaaaaaaaaaaacagcttCTGCCTGGCGTGGTTTTGTGGCACATGAGTCTGGAGGCAGTTTTCAAAGTCAAGAATATATAATCTGAAAATTCTGAAAATCTtggatgtatttattttgtccATCTTTAGCAGCATTTCCTCTCTTACACTATGCTATATAAATGATCACCTTTCATGAAATTCGACCATGGAtatgttcaaaatattatttaagtCTATCATGTGATATTCCGATCACATAAACTAAACAAATCATAGCTGTAGAGTTCTAACTGGGAATACATGTCTCCAGGAAAATAAGATCATTGGACGGCGTTATATTCTACCCTCTACCCTTTCCTCTTCTTAGGgttcaaaaatatttgaatCTATGCAGCATTATAAGCTTCAACTTCTGGATGATAAACCGACAATTATGCAATCGAGTTGTGGAGCAACCAGTCATCTCGACTCTGTGGTTCCTATGCAAGATTTTTGAGTACTAATTGCTGCATGAACACTGCTAAAATGCTGCCCATCGATATGTTGATTACGTTGACAGCATCGTTGTTTAACTATAAATCAAAGTGAAAAAAAGAGAGCAACATGAAAATCGGTAATACTTCAACCAACATGAATGTAAtacaaatatttcatgaaaacaggTCACAGCATGATGATTATATAACTAACCCATCGAAATCCTTCTTTCTCTTGAAGTGTGGCACCTATGATACTTTCGCCAAAATTAGCAATCTGGGAAGCGATCACACATATGATGGCTTCAGATAAACTTATCTGTTTACACATAATTCTTCATCAGTTTGCCACATTCCAATGAAATAATTCACCGTCGTAAATTTTTTACTCAGCAgaaaacaataaacatgaagTACATCCAATGGCAACCATCTAGTGTCTCGTTTTGTTTTCTTCATTCTAAAGTCACCAAGTTCTTCACAGCATTAACTCATGTTGATAACATACATATACCTTACATATGTGTGCGCACAAGGAACCCAGAAGCATATATTTCAAGGAATATGGTGCAAATTCAAAATTCTTTTTTGCAATAAGCTTTGAAAAAGAAATGAAAGGCGATTACTTTTTTACCTCGCTCAGTATGCAACCAACAGAAGCAAGAAGAATCGAAGCTAAAATTCCAGCAACAGTTCCCTCAATGCTAATGGCTCCTTCTGTCCCCCTAGGGACTATCTTGAATGTCGTGACTAAATACCTATAGTATCAAGTAGACTGAAGAAAATGAATCCAAACTGTATCCATGTTTAGGAGTACTTTCACatcttattatattttaaaagtgACGCATTTAAGGTTGTTAGAATATGAAGTATATGAGCATAAATATAAAAACCAGATACAATAGAATCAATTTCCCTCTTCCCTCTCAAACATAATCTTCTTCTTTTACAACCAAATCTTGTTAATTTATTTCTTCATACCTCTATTTCTCAGCATTAGTTGTTCAAAGGAATCACTAAGATGGGATCAATATAGAGTTGGAGTAAATAAAAACACAAGGAAAGCGGTACTAACGTTGTCTTGCCATACGCCTTTCCTATCTCGCTCGAGACAGTATCACTAAGTTTTGTGCAGAAACTAGCGACAAAACCAAGTTCCCAGAGGTGTGTAAATGCATCTCCACCAACCCCATAAATACTGAGGAAAGCACAAACACAGCCTGCAGCACTTGATCCAATCACACTTCCAGGTCCCCttcttccttttcttttctcAGCAATCCCTTGAGCCTCCTTTTGAGCCATTTTCACTTTTGTTGCCAAGGTCCCCTGAAAATTATAAGTTGATTAACTCGTATCAACTAATAAAAAGCACATGAAAGTTCCGGTAATCAGATCAGTAAACAGCATGATGATAATGCCAATAGAAACATATCCATATAAAAAACGTGCCTGATTATTTTGATATGAAAAAATCACCGTTTGTAGCACCATTCAAGAATGCAAGTGATAAAGAAAGTCAAAACCGATCAATTACGTAAATCATGGCAGATCTTTTTCTCCATATTAGTTAATTGTATATGCTGATTTCAGAATTAGCTAATTACAATTCTTGTATTTATTGCAATTCTTTTCATGTCCTTTAGCACCGATACATATTGCACTAGTAATCATCATACAACAAAGATCATTTCCTATTTTCTGTTGTCTACCTTTTCTAAGGCCAGAAGCGATAAATAGACTAGTTCGCCGGCTCGAACTCAACCTCGAAACACAGAACTTATTAATCATTGACGCCCAAATAATGACTAAATAACTTTTACATCCCAAATCCCAATAAAAATAAGTACACGTGAAAGGCGTGATGGCACCTTAAGTTTTCAGGAGTCGAACGCAAAGTTGCAAATGCGTACAGGAGAAAATTAAAATAGATTGGATCCTTAGCTCACAATGACAAAGTATGAGGCAACAAGAAGGAACCCAGAAGAACCAAAGGCACGCCAAGTAAGGGTGCCAAGCAAGAACGCCGCAGCAATACCGGAAAATGATAACCCCGACACGAGAATAGGAGAGCCCAGAAGAAAGATCaataagttgttcaacacagCATTCTGCCACGTGAGCGGCGATGATTGGACTAACTGAATGGCCCGTTGCAGCAGGCCTGTATCAATATCAGCTCTTGCTGCTTGAATGCTGGTTGGCATTCTTTTCTTGATAGTGGAGTTATTGGGCTTGGAATTTGAGGTGGAAAGGAAGGATTTTGAGGTGGGTGATGAGAAATTGGGAAGAAAATACGAGGGCTTTGAGGTGTGAGAGAAGGAACTCGAGAGAAAAGTCGCCATATTTATAGGTCGCTTTGGGTTTTGTTGAGAGGAATGACGCAAAATTTCATTTAGAAGCGATTTGGTTGTGTTGAAAACAGAAGTTCTACAGACAACTGACAGCAACACctcacataataataataattattattataatataagaGCTAGTGTGATAACATCTCACGAATCCTAACATGTGATACGAGTCAACCCCAAGACCGTACCTATTG
This region of Primulina eburnea isolate SZY01 chromosome 14, ASM2296580v1, whole genome shotgun sequence genomic DNA includes:
- the LOC140811488 gene encoding protein VTE6, chloroplastic, producing MATFLSSSFSHTSKPSYFLPNFSSPTSKSFLSTSNSKPNNSTIKKRMPTSIQAARADIDTGLLQRAIQLVQSSPLTWQNAVLNNLLIFLLGSPILVSGLSFSGIAAAFLLGTLTWRAFGSSGFLLVASYFVIGTLATKVKMAQKEAQGIAEKRKGRRGPGSVIGSSAAGCVCAFLSIYGVGGDAFTHLWELGFVASFCTKLSDTVSSEIGKAYGKTTYLVTTFKIVPRGTEGAISIEGTVAGILASILLASVGCILSEISLSEAIICVIASQIANFGESIIGATLQEKEGFRWLNNDAVNVINISMGSILAVFMQQLVLKNLA